TCTGTCAAGCTTGGGCGGGGCCAACTGAGGGGCGAGCCCTGGAACGGCTTCCGGCTTCCGGCTTCCGGCGGAGCCCTCGGTTGTCCCGCGCAGCCGTCATGGCAGCGGAGGAGAAGGACCCCCTGAGCTATTTCGCGGCTTACGGGAGCAGTAGCTCAGGCTCTTCGGACGAGGAGGATAACAGCGAGCAGGAGGAAACGAGTCGCGGGGCCCCAGATCCGGCGAAGTCGGCGGGCGGCTGTGGGAACAAGGCGGAGAAGCGGCTGCCTGGACCCGACGAGCTGTTCCGGAGCGTGACTCGCCCGGCCTTTCTCTACAATCCGCTCAACAAGCAGATAGACTGGGAGAGGCACGTCGTCAAGGCGCCGGAGGAGGTGAGGCCCCGCACCCCGTTTCCCGGTCGTGGTCCCGGCCTCCGCCCCCTTCTTCCTGAGCCCCTCCTGGGGACCGACTGTCCGGCCCCCCACACGCAGTCACCTTCTGCGGGATGCCGCACCGCCCTCTCCCACTCCAGCCCTGGGGAGCccgggccccctcccccagcctggtgGGTGTCAGACCGGAcccgcagcccccgccccctTGTGCGGAGACCCAACCTCCGCGCTCGGTGCCCCGACCCCGCGCGGCGAGGACTAACGGTGGTGACTCCCCCGCCCCCCCTGCTGCAGCTTCTCCCCGAGACCCCTTCCCTTTGACGCCGAAGTGCCTGCGGTGCTGCCTCCAAGACAGTGTCTACTGCAGCCTCCTGAAGGGGTCAGCCTTGGCGTAGTATCTCTGAGACTGGATTCTTCTTTGGTAACTAAAAGTTATTAGCTTTATTCGTATAGGGAACCCTTTGGCTTTTCACGTAACAGTATTGTGATTTTGATGGAAAAATGTGcctttaaaccttaaaaaaaaaaaaaaagcagcctgaACAATAAGCGAACGGCAGGGAGGTGCATGTGCCCATACCGATTATAGGAACCTCGGTTCCTCACAGTGCTTCTTAATGTGTTTGCTTAACAGCCTCCAAAGGAATTCAAAATATGGAAGTCAAACTATGTACCACCTCCGGAGACCTACTCTACTGAGAAGAAACCTCCCCCTCCAGAGCTGGATATGGCAATAAAATGGTCTAACATATATGAAGACAACGGAGATGATGCCCCACAGAATGCTAAGAAAGCTAGGCTTCTGCCAGAAGGGGAGGAGACGGTGGAATCAGGTAAGGAGAGTCAGACTCCAGTAGTAATACCTTTTGGTccctgtgatgaaaaagaatgagatatttaattaatgaaatttaaatctAGAGAGTTAGCAAACTGATAATGATGGTCTTTGGATCCTTTTTGCTGTGTTTTTGAGAATGATCGTATATATTCAACTTTGAAGTGAAATCTTTGCTATCTCAGCTGGTAGAATACGTAATTTAGGGGTGCTTCATTGTTACAGCAGCATGAGTTAAGTCATGGAGTCTTTGTCGTGACTGCAGTTGTGAAGTGCTGAAGGCTTCGTTTTACGTTAAAGCAGTTGTGCTTTAGAGCCAAAATTGATGTAACAAAATGAAGTTAACTGAGTATTACTACTTAGTAATTAAAAATGGTAATAAGATTTCTTCTGCCCGCCCAGATATATCAGACTTTTTCATATGAATGTGGCAAGAAAGAGGagataatttccttaaaaaaaaaagtaataatcagAAAATGACTTAGTTGCCTTGCCTTAGTTCATAATATCGTAATTCCGTCTCCTGCTTGGACTGTAACTCCGCTTCTGTGCTTTTAGCCCTGCCCTATTCCATCTTTCACACTGCAGCTAGTGTTCACTTGCTAAAAGTCATTCCTGATTGTGTAACTCACTTGCTTAAAACCCTTTACTAACAACATAGAATCAAAGCCTCCTGTGATAGGCTTTTTTCCCACCCTCATTTCGAATGGCCCGCTTTCTAGCACTTTGAGATCTTAAATTCAAAACTGAATAGACCGTGCTGTTTTATTGTTCCATGCTTTTCAGTATATGTTGCATCTTactctggaatgttcttccctccctcttgaGCTAATGAGCTTATCCTTCAAAATCCAGCTATAAGAAAAAGACTCAGATATTACCTTCTTCTGGTTATCTGCTCCTCTGAACCTTGTATGTGCTAATGCTGTTGATTGCACTTAACCACCTTTCATGTGATCATttgttcctgtctttttttttttttttttttttttttacaaaaatgagttTCTTAAACAGCAGGGTCCAGGTGTTACTTACGTTTGTAATAGTGCATTGTAAGTATTCAGTGGATTATTATTGAATTGGATGAAATATTTTAGACTATCATTTTCTGAAAAAGTGTGTCATTCTTGTTAAACAAATTTCTGATTTTCCCATAATCCAGCTGCTACTTACTTAGCTTCTTTTGCAACAAtgcagagttttgtttgtttcagaagAAAGGGTAACAAACTAGTAGAAGTTCCAGTTTTGATTCTAcctggcttttccatttctttcactgACTTCCTAGTGTGGATTAGAAGTCACTGATGAAGGCATATCTTCAGTAAATGGCATCTTTTTTGGAGATGCCAAATGAAGTGGACATTTAAAATACCTCATATTGTGaggtattttatataattaataaaaaacaCTTTTGCATAAATTACCATCAAGTCTTATAACACCTTGCGAAACCGGATAGGGAAATGTGGAAGTGAGAGCTTatgtgatttgtccaaggtcacaaggctAGAAAATGCCAAGCTCTAAGATAGAACCTTCACACAAATTTCCTAATTTGTTACTCTTAGAAACCTAGTGCACAAGTGGTACATGATTCGTTATTACTACTTTATAGACAGGAAGACAatctcagattaaaaaatttgCCCGAAttcacacagctaggaagaggCAGAATAGGGATGCAAATTCAGGTCTTTAACTGGAAATGATGCCTTATTAAACTGGACTTTAGTCTCTTGACAGTTTCCAGCTTGAGAAATAGCTGTTTTGTAGGAAGAATGGCAGTAAGGCCGCTAGAGTTGATGTTCGGTCTTGGGTGTCACTGCCATAGGCCGGTGCTCTCCTGTCTTTGCTCTTGTACAGAAAAGTGAGGGTTATATACCAGGACAAACAAGTGGAAAGAATTacctttttttccagtttgcctGCTGAGTTCAGATAGAAGGCAATATGtggcaaataatgctgctgttcCCACAGTTAATTTCTGACCTTTTGCTCATGTGACGGTCCTCCATTAGAAAGTGGATGTTggcaatatcaaaaaacaaaggACCCCAGCACTCAGCCAGCTTAAAGCTGTATCATAAGATTAAAAGATAACACTGAAATCTTCAATTTTGACTTTAATGTTGGTTAttgaatataatattttctttttgtaataaaTGCCTTCTCTTTTAGAAGTGATTTTTGCCATTTCAAATTCCCGTGccatttttttaacctctatttttttATTCACAAAATATCTTGTATTAGAAACTCCACACTCTTAAATTATCTGATTTTTAGATTATCAAATTACtttatttccacttttccttctcattctctgcCCTTCATCCTTTTTTTGCCAGTTAACTTCTTCCAGATAAAAGAAGCTGGGAAAGATTCAAATGGCTATAAAAATGTAGATCAGTAAGGCTTAGATATTTATTATAGCTTAATTAACATATAATAATCTTGAAAGCCTGGTTAAAGTAGATAATGCTTTTTTATGTAAAGAAtttacagggggagggtatagctcagtggtagaatgcacgcctagcatgcatgaggtcctgggttcaattcccagtacctctactaaatcaataaacctaattacctccctccattaaaaaaaatttttttaattaaaaaaaaaatttagaaagttaGTTTTTGTTAATAATTTAAACTTGTTTACCTACCTCAAGTGACATGAATTtcataatagaaaaattatttcattactaGTGCATCTGTAATATATGGCATAAAGTAGAAACTCGGTAGTTGATGAACGTTTCagggtctgttttttttttaaaaggcagtgcCTTATTATATCACTAGATGGCATTAGCTCTGTTAAGTTACTGATAGCAAGTTATTTTAATAAGCTCAGTAGTTTGAGTTTGCTGTATTCAGTAGGATAGTAAGTGGCAGATTAAAAGCAGAAGTGTCTCAGGACTGtctttttaatatatgttaacaGTGCATTTTCTAGTAGAGTTAGCAagtaatttcagtttttaatattaCTACTGAAAATAATCTCAAAAGTCAAGCATAATGATGAttaaactctaattcaaaagcaAAGACCTTGGCTTGTTTAAATTGTGTGCTAAATCAGTTGGCTTTTAGAGCAAGTGTTTTTGTGTATACATGATAAACTACTGATTAAAACTTTGGTTTGTAAATTCCTGGGATGATTTGTTGATCTGAATTGTATTTTCTCTTACTGCCTACATAAATCTATCGTGCTCTATGAAATACATGAATAATATCTCCATGCTGTGTTTGAAGATGCATCACCTGCTGTTGGTACTTATTATTGTCCAGATCAACAAAGGAAGTAAATTCCGAGTATGGTACAGTTAGCAGAAGGGAACTGAAGGCTTAagattttaagtatatttttcccA
The Camelus dromedarius isolate mCamDro1 chromosome 14, mCamDro1.pat, whole genome shotgun sequence genome window above contains:
- the C14H1orf52 gene encoding UPF0690 protein C1orf52 homolog isoform X1 encodes the protein MAAEEKDPLSYFAAYGSSSSGSSDEEDNSEQEETSRGAPDPAKSAGGCGNKAEKRLPGPDELFRSVTRPAFLYNPLNKQIDWERHVVKAPEEPPKEFKIWKSNYVPPPETYSTEKKPPPPELDMAIKWSNIYEDNGDDAPQNAKKARLLPEGEETVESGDKMSVCLLPSEYSDPPRNGGESRTTCIGQN
- the C14H1orf52 gene encoding UPF0690 protein C1orf52 homolog isoform X2; this encodes MAAEEKDPLSYFAAYGSSSSGSSDEEDNSEQEETSRGAPDPAKSAGGCGNKAEKRLPGPDELFRSVTRPAFLYNPLNKQIDWERHVVKAPEEPPKEFKIWKSNYVPPPETYSTEKKPPPPELDMAIKWSNIYEDNGDDAPQNAKKARLLPEGEETVESDDEKDEHTSKKRKVEPGEPTKKKK